The DNA segment TCTAACAAATCTTATTAGCCTCCACTTGACTGGAAATCAACTCACTAAGAGAATACCTAAATCATTGGGTAACTTTTGTAAGTTGAGAGAGATTGATTTGTCTGGTAACAATATTGGTAACATTAGTTTAACATATTTTCTTGAAAGTTTTCTCGAGTGCAAATCACCTGCCTTGGAGTCATTATGGTTGTCCTATAACTATATAACTGGTATAATTCCTCATTCCATAGGAAACTTGTCATTTCTCAGAACATTAGATCTTAGCGATAATCAAATTTCTGGTCCCATTCCATACTCAATTGGACGATTATCATCATTGGAAGAGTTGTATGTTGGGTATAACCAAATAAATGGCAACCTTCCCGACTCAATTGGACAATTATCATCATTGGAGGAGTTGAGTATTAGTTATAATCGACTGAATGGCAGCCTTCCTGATAGCCTCGGACAACTTTCAAAGTTGACTTCTTTAGATTTTCTTATAATTTGCTTACAGGTGTTGTGACAGAAGCTCACTTTATCAAACTAGTGAGCTTAAAGTATCTATATGGATCAGCTAACAAATTAATCTTAAGGCTGCAAGTTGCAAACTGGATTCCCCCTTTCCAGTTGAGATCCTTGTATCTGAAATCTTGTGTTTTAGGGCCTCAATTTCCGTTGTGGTTGCAATCACAAAAGGATTTAAAGGAATTAGACATAAGCAACACAGGCATTTCATCACCCATGCCTGAATCATTTGTGAGATCATTCTCCAAGCTATTATATTTGAATATGTCAAATAATCATATCCGAGGACCATTAACGTTCTCTGGTATCCCTGCCACACTTGAATTTATTGACATTAGCTCGAATGGGTTTTGGGGAACGTTACATCCTTTGTTGTGTTCCAGTGGTGTGACAACAACATATTATCTTGATTTGGAAAATAATCATCTCTCGGGTGACATTCCAGAGTGTTGGGAGAAATGGCCAAGGTTGGGTATCTTAAATTTGGGGAATAACAGTTTGTCTGGTGAAATTCCAAGAACATTGGGTTCTTTAGATTTACAGTATCTGAACATGCATGGGAACAAGATCTCCGGAAGATTACATTCTTCTCTAATGAACTTAACAGAACTAGATGTTCTTGAACTTGGAAGGAATGAACTTACTGGAAGCATTCCAACATGGATTGGAACAAAACTTACTCATTTAAGAATTCTTAACCTTAGATTAAACCGTTTTGACGGAAATATTCCTCATGAGCTTTGTCATATTAGACATATTCAAATATTAGATCTTGCTCATAACAACCTATCTGGAAATATTCCGAGATGCTTTAACAACTTTAGTATACTTTCCGGCATCGAAAGCAATTCAGGAGATGACTTTAGTTACTTCATTAATGGACCTGAAAAAATTACTGAAGGTGATTCATTGGTGACGAACGAACGAGAGGACACATATAGCAGTATTCTTCCATTAGTGATGTTGATAGACCTTTCGAGTAACAATCTCACCGGATACATTCCTAGTGAGCTAACGTCCCTCTTGGAGTTAACATCGTTGAATTTATCAAGAAATCAATTAAGTGGAAGTATCCCAGAGAAGATCGGAAACGTGAAAGAACTGATGTCTTTAGATTTATCCGTAAACAGGCTTTCCGGGGAACTTCCCATGAGCTTGTCAAGTTTAAATTTCTTAAGTAGCTTCAACGTGTCCTTCAACAATTTAACAGGAAGAATTCCAACAGGTACACAGCTTCAAAGCTTCGGTGAGTCTAGCTTCTTTGGCAACAAACTTTGTGGAGCTCCACTAACCGAAGCTAATGGTTGTGAACCAGTTGAAGCAGCAACTCATACGATAGGAGAGAAAAAAGAAGACGATGGAGTAGATTGGGGGTTGATTATAAGCATAGTGGTTGGATTTGTTTGTGGATTTTGGATGATTATGGGTCCATTGATAGTGAGAAGATCATGGAGGATTGCATATTTCGGTTTTCTGAGTAAATTGAGGTATATGGTTTATGATGTTATACATAAGTATTGTTGTCACATGTTTTCTTGTTGATGTTGTAATATGTTTCATGCTTTACCTCAAATTGTTGTCACATGTTTTCTTGTTGATGTTGTAATATGTTTCATGCTTTACttcaaaatttgaaaactttgtaTCAAAACTGGATAATGTTATGTCGTGTTATTTGTGTTAGTAAGTTTGTTCTTTGTTTGATCATTTTCATTGAAGCAGTAAAGAAAAATGTAAAATGTGATGCGGCAAATATGGGGAAATTGAGGTAAATAAATGTGTAGGACAGAAAATTACTAACCCATAGGTTTTGCATAGCTATGCCGGGGTTTTATGAGTCCTTATATTGATTGTCTTTTTATGTTTAatctataaaataataatacatatagTTTCTATAACTCTTATTTGTCATCAGATGTGCTTTGATAAAATGACCGGTTTCAATCCGAGCTCATGTTGTTCAAAACCCAATCATATATGTTAAATATTCTTAAAAACTATTGTTAAGATGATCTATGGTTTATTTGATACCACTACTAGAAAAGGGACAATATCCTATAGAAATTTCCTACACAATTTTTTTCGTCACAGATTACTACACTTTTATGacgaatttcctacaaaaaaaattTCAAGATTTTATTACAAATTTTCGATGCATCCATGACGAAAATTAAGAAAACtctaattaattgacagttgcgtAATAAATCTATCGGAAATAACCTACAAAACTAAAAAATAAGGGAAAATGATATCGTTTCCTACAAATTTATGacaaaaaataagaaaaccctaattaattgacaaTTGCGTCACAAATCTGTAGGAAATAATCTACAAAaagttaattattattttttaccgaataaatatttatataagccAAAAAATAACGGAATATAATATTGTTTCCTACACATTTATGACGAAATAGTTATAACTTAAGCCATCCGTCGGAATTCCATTACAACTTGTGACAAGTTTCAAACAAAAAGTAAGAAAAtcctaattaattgacagttaCGTCACAGATCTGTCACAAATAATCTACAAaaggttaaataataataaaactagtatataataattataaaataaacataTTTCTATACATTTATAATAAAAtgcttatttttaaatataattgtcACAGTGGCGTAGGAAACAATCCATGTATGAATACAATTTCctacgcatttatgacaaaaTGCTTAAATCCATTGCACGTTGTGACACATTTCTAACGACATTTAAGGATTTCTCACAAATGTGTAAGAAACAAcctatataattatttttattttaaatattaaatgtaTGTAACTATGTGGACAAATGGATATGAGTATAATgtgagtatgtatgtatatatgtatttgtatgtatgtatgtatgtgtacaTATATGCATGTTTGTATCTATATgtgtatgtgggtatgtatgtatgtatgtgtacaTATATGCATGTTTGTATCTATATGTGTATGTGGATGTGATTATATTTGTTATTAAGTGTgcatttgtatgtatgtatgtgtgtgtgtgtgtagaaaAAATTATGGAGGCGATAAGCATTTTGGTATTGCTATAGAAAGCTATTTACCCATTTTCTTCGTAAGCAATTTTATGATTTTTACCCATATAACgtgttaataataaaatatatccCAAATTAAAGTATTTACCCATTTTCTTCTTAACCAATGCTTGCTCTTTATCTTCAACATCAATCGATAGAAAATTATGCATTAGATGTTAACCGTCCAATAAAAATAAGTCTATGGTGATACGTATATATTCTTCACTATGACCAATAGGAGACCTAGGGGTGAGCAAAAAACGGGTCATACTCATCAAACCCACCAGAACCGCATGACCGACCCGCTTGGACCAGTCTAGGCTACATGTGGTTCGGTTCACGGTTCCATTAGACACCCATTAAACGGTTTTGGGTCGGGTCCGGGTCGGTTCCATTAAAAACCCATTAAACCTTTTAGAACCGATTAAATACAGATAGAATTTAAAACCTAGAAATCATGATTGTATAATAATTCTTTTCTTACCCTTTCAACAAATATCTCAATCTGAAGCTAATAACGACATTTATCTCCATCAAAAACCTTTTATAATTTATATCATATGCGTGTTCAATGAACCTGCAACTCAATCTCAAGATATTATTGAGTTGTATTTTTGTGATTTGAAGATATGAACCTGCTAATGCAGTCCTCTTCTTATTGTTGGATATttatgtccggttcgataagtcaacgctgccgaccgggtcttgacccgtaagagttacaccgtagtcaacgaactaaaatccacttaactaatttaactggtaattacgaacgatAAGCGGGTATGGAACTGAGAGACGGGTTCGTAAATCGGGTGGGACAAGAATTCTCTTGTATCGCCATTTGGCAAGCACCTAGATTTCAGCCAATGGAATTACATGCAAGGAATCTTTTCACCACTTGTCATCCACCTAACTTGTGGCCAATCAAAACACATGCAATTTTGCATGTCTTACACTTGGCAAGCATACAAGTTGTCCATGGCCTATAAATATGGGTCTTGTTTTGAGAAGATAAACACACACAAGGTTGCAAAACTCTCTCAACTCACACACCCACAACCGGTCCCGACCGCCTCGGTAGTCCGCCGCCGCCTCGCCGGTCCATCTCGCCGCCGCCGCTCTCCGCCGCCCGCCGCCGCCCGCCGCCGGCCACCACCGCCGAGACCCGGCTCACATTCGCGTATCTCTCGTTCGTGTAACTAGCATTcgttcgttgaacctcggtgtctcaaccGGTTATTTACTAACCGAAGGTATATCTAAACCCCCTATGGTTGATGTTCTATTTCGTGTTTGCATGTTGGTGACCTTGTTCCATTACGGGTATGCTTTGGTATAAAAGTGTTtatattaattttgttacatacgCTTCCGTTGCCAAAAATGTGTATACATTTTTTTTTACTAgttaaagtttattttgaataaccTATTTCTACATGCACTCTTTTGTCAAAATGTTTTTGACTAAATCCTTGTGACAAAATAAACACATATTTAATATGAACCGGgttcataaaataaaactaaaatatataCCACGGATATCcttcagtggtatcagagccgatgcTCACCACATGCAAAtcgaaaccggtttttttttaccggaataataaatcacaaactttaaaagtctaaagtttttgatttatttttatctttGGGCTATATTTTTTTGGTCATATTTTAgttgttagtttttttt comes from the Helianthus annuus cultivar XRQ/B chromosome 4, HanXRQr2.0-SUNRISE, whole genome shotgun sequence genome and includes:
- the LOC110932988 gene encoding receptor-like protein EIX2, producing the protein MSARSSYSCFHLFLLVVLALFRLCSSNQNSHCNDVERQALLWFKHGLTDESRRLTSWVAENKDCCTWAGIACNNSTGHVHRVHLPGLDGMTLKGDISKSLLDLKQLKHLDLSCNDFGGIQVPKFIGSFQNLRYLNLSYSNFSGTIPPQLGNLSKLHVPILGSFHGRLSETTSMANMKWLSGLGMLHHLDMSGVDLSKATDWLQVINSLPSLVQLHLSGCELSNLHMYVPSVNLRSLSVLDLSYNNFNSSVSQWIFSVTSLVSLDLTECHFHGPIPSFRNLTSLELLHVAMNDFMNSSSIFQELSSSNLISLDISGCGISSSVLDSLQNLTNLISLHLTGNQLTKRIPKSLGNFCKLREIDLSGNNIGNLSFLRTLDLSDNQISGPIPYSIGRLSSLEELYVGYNQINGNLPDSIGQLSSLEELSVVTEAHFIKLVSLKYLYGSANKLILRLQVANWIPPFQLRSLYLKSCVLGPQFPLWLQSQKDLKELDISNTGISSPMPESFVRSFSKLLYLNMSNNHIRGPLTFSGIPATLEFIDISSNGFWGTLHPLLCSSGVTTTYYLDLENNHLSGDIPECWEKWPRLGILNLGNNSLSGEIPRTLGSLDLQYLNMHGNKISGRLHSSLMNLTELDVLELGRNELTGSIPTWIGTKLTHLRILNLRLNRFDGNIPHELCHIRHIQILDLAHNNLSGNIPRCFNNFSILSGIESNSGDDFSYFINGPEKITEGDSLVTNEREDTYSSILPLVMLIDLSSNNLTGYIPSELTSLLELTSLNLSRNQLSGSIPEKIGNVKELMSLDLSVNRLSGELPMSLSSLNFLSSFNVSFNNLTGRIPTGTQLQSFGESSFFGNKLCGAPLTEANGCEPVEAATHTIGEKKEDDGVDWGLIISIVVGFVCGFWMIMGPLIVRRSWRIAYFGFLSKLSKFVLCLIIFIEAVKKNVKCDAANMGKLRCALIK